In a single window of the Melioribacteraceae bacterium genome:
- the glmM gene encoding phosphoglucosamine mutase — protein MGTLMVSVSGIRGIVGNGLDPHVIVKYASAYADFCGKGKIVLGSDGRITGQMVSELVKGTLLAKGNDVIDIGICPTPTVLFNVKNLKAVGGIQISASHNPNEWNALKLLNKDGEFMTPEENKKMLAQLESSNSNYCTWNKLGKLSSYSKGLEDHIDAVLKIDVLNLAKIRKRKFRVLLDCVNGAGSYSMPQLLKKLGCEVIEINCEKSGIFPRLPEPIPENLVGTMKAVKKYGADIGIVVDPDVDRLVLITEKGEPFSEENTITQAVKFILSKKKGNVVVNLSTTRAVEDVASQYNCKVFYSPVGEANVVKKMKEVKALIGGEGSGGVIYPKAVFGRDALTGTAIALQHLLEFGGTMSELKNSLPNYFIAKNKLELDSQNPDKILRSLKVKFSKEKINNEDGIKIDFADHWVHFRKSNTEPMIRTIVEAKNKKTAQKYADDYLVIIKEKLK, from the coding sequence ATGGGCACCTTGATGGTTAGTGTATCCGGTATTAGAGGAATTGTTGGCAATGGACTTGATCCACATGTAATTGTGAAATATGCTTCAGCGTATGCCGATTTTTGTGGAAAAGGGAAAATAGTTTTGGGCAGTGATGGGAGGATTACTGGACAAATGGTGAGTGAGCTGGTAAAAGGTACTTTATTAGCTAAAGGTAATGATGTTATTGATATCGGCATCTGCCCTACTCCAACTGTATTGTTTAATGTGAAAAATTTGAAGGCTGTCGGTGGAATACAAATTTCTGCTAGTCATAATCCAAATGAATGGAATGCTCTCAAACTTCTGAATAAAGATGGAGAGTTTATGACACCCGAAGAAAATAAAAAGATGTTAGCTCAACTCGAGTCCTCTAATTCAAATTATTGCACTTGGAATAAATTAGGTAAACTTTCCTCTTATTCAAAAGGATTGGAAGATCATATTGATGCCGTACTAAAGATTGATGTTTTGAATCTTGCGAAAATCAGAAAAAGAAAATTCAGAGTTCTCCTCGATTGTGTTAATGGAGCCGGTTCTTATTCGATGCCGCAATTACTCAAAAAATTAGGTTGTGAAGTAATAGAAATTAATTGTGAGAAAAGCGGAATCTTCCCCCGATTACCCGAACCAATCCCCGAAAATCTAGTAGGTACAATGAAAGCTGTAAAAAAATATGGAGCTGATATTGGGATTGTTGTAGATCCCGATGTTGACCGTTTAGTTTTAATTACCGAAAAAGGTGAGCCATTTAGTGAAGAAAATACTATTACCCAAGCAGTTAAATTTATTCTTTCCAAAAAGAAGGGAAATGTAGTTGTTAATCTTTCAACCACCCGCGCGGTTGAAGATGTGGCATCACAATATAATTGCAAAGTGTTCTATTCTCCTGTTGGTGAAGCAAATGTTGTAAAGAAAATGAAAGAAGTAAAAGCGTTAATTGGCGGAGAAGGTAGCGGAGGAGTAATTTACCCAAAAGCAGTTTTTGGAAGAGACGCGTTAACCGGAACCGCGATTGCTCTTCAGCATTTATTAGAATTTGGCGGAACAATGAGTGAGTTGAAAAATTCTTTACCAAATTATTTTATCGCGAAAAATAAATTAGAGCTTGATTCGCAAAATCCAGATAAAATTCTAAGATCTTTGAAAGTAAAATTCTCTAAAGAAAAAATTAATAATGAGGATGGAATAAAAATAGATTTTGCTGATCACTGGGTTCATTTCAGAAAATCAAATACTGAACCGATGATCAGGACAATAGTGGAGGCAAAAAATAAAAAAACAGCCCAAAAATATGCTGATGATTATTTGGTCATAATTAAGGAAAAGTTGAAATGA
- a CDS encoding thioredoxin family protein translates to MLHTNLTHVLSKEDHSKLLQENDNVMICCGRMGPMCIPVYESMEELEGEYSNIKFADMEFDSADASVIRNLPECRSFQGLPFVVYYKNGKVVKATSSIQSKDQITEILDEQFGKN, encoded by the coding sequence ATGTTACACACAAATTTAACTCATGTACTTTCTAAAGAAGACCACTCAAAACTATTGCAGGAAAATGATAATGTAATGATTTGCTGCGGCAGAATGGGCCCAATGTGTATTCCGGTTTATGAGTCAATGGAAGAATTAGAAGGGGAATACAGCAATATTAAATTTGCAGATATGGAGTTTGATTCGGCGGATGCAAGTGTTATTAGAAATTTACCCGAATGCAGAAGTTTTCAAGGACTTCCATTTGTTGTATATTATAAAAATGGTAAAGTTGTAAAAGCCACTTCTTCAATTCAATCGAAAGATCAGATAACGGAAATTTTGGATGAACAATTCGGTAAAAATTAA
- a CDS encoding DUF58 domain-containing protein, with the protein MPVKSNEIRKFIDPSVLLKIKNLELRAKKVVEGFMVGLHKSPYHGFSVEFSQHRQYMQGDSLKDVDWKVFAKSEKYFIKQYEEETNLIANIYLDSSRSMKFHKSGTASKLDYSITLAAAISYLLINQQDSVGLTIYSDKIHAYLPPKATRIYLKTILSTLAKVEPDGATETAECLKSSALLVRKRGLTVLISDFFDNPESVISAFKQFHHKNNEVIVFHVLDPVEINFGFDSDSIFVDLESDEQITTQPYHIRRAYQSAMEEYIGRIKSSCLNYGIDYHLITTDEPFEKALMNFFTKRTKLN; encoded by the coding sequence ATGCCGGTAAAATCGAACGAAATTAGAAAGTTTATTGACCCTTCAGTCCTACTGAAAATTAAAAATTTAGAGTTGAGGGCGAAAAAAGTTGTTGAAGGTTTTATGGTTGGTTTGCATAAAAGTCCATACCACGGATTTAGTGTGGAATTCAGCCAGCACCGACAATATATGCAGGGGGATTCTCTCAAGGATGTAGATTGGAAAGTTTTTGCTAAAAGTGAAAAATATTTTATAAAACAATATGAAGAAGAAACCAATCTAATTGCCAATATCTATCTCGATTCGAGCCGCTCAATGAAGTTTCATAAATCTGGTACTGCTTCAAAACTCGATTATTCAATTACGCTCGCCGCGGCAATTAGTTATTTGTTAATCAATCAGCAGGATTCCGTTGGATTAACTATTTATTCAGATAAGATTCATGCTTATCTCCCCCCAAAGGCAACAAGGATTTATCTTAAAACTATTCTTTCAACTCTTGCGAAAGTTGAACCTGATGGAGCAACTGAAACAGCCGAATGTTTAAAATCCTCAGCACTCCTTGTTCGTAAACGAGGTTTAACAGTTCTAATTTCAGATTTTTTTGATAACCCGGAATCAGTCATTTCGGCATTTAAACAGTTTCATCATAAGAATAATGAGGTAATAGTTTTTCATGTTTTGGATCCGGTAGAGATTAATTTTGGATTCGATTCCGATTCGATTTTTGTGGATTTAGAATCGGATGAACAAATAACTACTCAACCTTATCATATAAGAAGAGCTTATCAGAGCGCGATGGAAGAGTATATCGGGAGAATTAAATCTTCATGTCTAAATTATGGAATTGATTATCATTTAATTACCACAGATGAACCATTTGAAAAAGCCCTCATGAACTTTTTCACTAAAAGAACCAAATTGAATTAA
- a CDS encoding endonuclease III: MRAEITKINRLLVEFYGVPKRQIPLPDPLDMLIATILSQNTNDQNSYKAYQKLKDNYTNWDELLSVPTLKLEKQIKVAGLAKQKAAAIKNVVSEISQRNSKVKLDFIKEFSEEEAIDYLTSMKGVGLKTASCVLLFALDKNVCPVDTHVHRTTNRIGIVKEKTPDKTFTSLNNNFPNRIAHEFHTNLIRLGREICKPNNPICGVCPLIKICQYDLKNFEKKELGKKKDFMLLDNIE, encoded by the coding sequence ATGAGGGCAGAAATAACCAAAATAAATAGATTACTCGTTGAATTTTATGGAGTACCAAAAAGACAAATCCCATTACCTGATCCTCTCGACATGTTGATTGCTACTATTCTTTCTCAAAATACAAATGATCAAAATTCTTATAAGGCATATCAAAAATTAAAAGATAACTATACGAATTGGGATGAGTTACTATCGGTTCCAACTTTGAAATTAGAGAAACAGATTAAAGTTGCTGGATTGGCAAAACAAAAAGCTGCCGCAATTAAAAATGTTGTTTCTGAAATTTCTCAAAGGAACTCAAAAGTAAAACTTGATTTTATTAAGGAATTTAGTGAGGAGGAAGCTATTGATTACCTTACCTCAATGAAGGGGGTTGGATTAAAAACCGCTAGTTGTGTGCTTTTATTTGCACTCGATAAAAATGTTTGTCCCGTTGATACACATGTTCATAGAACGACTAATCGAATTGGAATAGTAAAAGAAAAAACACCCGATAAAACTTTCACATCTTTAAATAACAATTTCCCAAATAGAATTGCGCATGAGTTTCATACCAACCTAATTAGACTTGGAAGAGAGATATGCAAACCAAATAATCCGATCTGCGGTGTCTGTCCTTTAATAAAAATTTGCCAATATGATTTAAAGAATTTTGAAAAGAAAGAATTAGGTAAAAAGAAGGATTTCATGTTGCTGGATAATATTGAATAG
- a CDS encoding response regulator transcription factor has protein sequence MIRVAIVEDDEKNRNNLIILLEQSKDFRCVGAYPDAETALDDIPIKSPEIVLMDINLPGIDGIGCTFKLKETMPDLLVVMLTVYEDTGKIFQALKAGAVGYLLKLTKPNEILSALKEVLEGGSPMSAIIARKVVQSFQDEKKKPDNSKNSLTSREEQVLKLLAKGFLYKEIASELSISADTVHNHIRKIYEKLQVHSRTEAVVKYLKT, from the coding sequence ATGATACGAGTAGCAATTGTTGAGGATGATGAAAAGAACCGGAATAATCTTATAATTCTTCTTGAGCAATCAAAAGATTTCAGATGTGTAGGCGCTTATCCCGATGCGGAGACAGCCCTTGATGATATTCCAATCAAATCACCCGAAATCGTTCTGATGGATATAAACCTCCCCGGTATTGATGGAATCGGATGCACTTTCAAATTAAAAGAGACTATGCCGGATTTGCTTGTTGTTATGCTTACGGTTTATGAAGATACCGGAAAAATATTTCAAGCTCTTAAGGCTGGCGCTGTTGGTTATTTATTAAAACTTACAAAGCCCAATGAAATCTTAAGTGCGCTCAAAGAAGTTTTGGAAGGGGGCTCACCTATGTCTGCAATTATTGCGAGGAAAGTAGTTCAATCATTTCAAGACGAAAAAAAGAAGCCGGATAATAGTAAAAATTCCTTAACCTCAAGAGAAGAGCAAGTTCTCAAACTTTTGGCAAAAGGATTTTTATACAAAGAAATTGCCTCAGAACTTTCTATAAGTGCCGACACAGTACACAATCATATTCGTAAGATTTACGAGAAGCTTCAAGTTCATTCACGTACCGAAGCTGTTGTAAAGTATCTAAAAACCTAA
- a CDS encoding FAD-dependent oxidoreductase, which translates to METNNHFDVIVIGGGAAGLTAGIYLSRAKMKTLILNEGAVGGQMVLTHEIANYPGIESISGYELARKMKAQAQNFGCVIKSNLKITKMDLGGEIKFITVNDKIEYSSFAVIIATGGKSRTIGAVGEENFKGKGISYCATCDGDFFQDKEIIVVGGGNSALEEAVSLTKYASKVTVVHQFDHFQALEHYIDEAKANEKIDFIMESKVIEFIGNEKLERVKIQNQRTNEITEIKIDGVFIFIGYVPNTEKLNGVVNLNEWQEIIVDKNMSTNIPGVYAAGDSIAKRYRQVTTAVADGTIAALSSSEYVNNYKKNLVEV; encoded by the coding sequence ATGGAAACAAACAATCATTTTGATGTAATTGTGATTGGGGGAGGAGCTGCAGGTTTAACAGCGGGGATTTACCTCTCAAGAGCGAAAATGAAAACACTTATCCTAAATGAAGGAGCGGTAGGTGGACAGATGGTACTTACTCACGAAATTGCTAATTACCCGGGAATAGAAAGTATCAGCGGCTATGAACTAGCCCGAAAGATGAAGGCCCAAGCACAGAATTTTGGCTGCGTTATTAAAAGTAATTTGAAGATTACAAAGATGGATCTTGGTGGCGAAATCAAATTCATAACTGTGAATGATAAAATTGAATATTCCTCATTTGCTGTAATAATTGCAACCGGTGGAAAATCTAGAACCATTGGCGCAGTCGGTGAAGAAAATTTTAAGGGTAAAGGAATATCTTACTGCGCAACTTGTGATGGAGATTTTTTCCAGGACAAAGAAATAATTGTTGTTGGTGGTGGGAATTCTGCACTTGAGGAAGCCGTTTCTTTAACAAAATATGCGTCCAAAGTAACTGTGGTTCATCAATTCGATCACTTTCAGGCATTAGAGCATTATATTGATGAGGCAAAGGCTAATGAAAAAATAGATTTTATTATGGAATCGAAAGTAATAGAGTTTATTGGAAATGAAAAACTTGAAAGAGTGAAAATCCAAAACCAGAGAACAAACGAGATTACAGAAATTAAAATTGATGGTGTATTTATTTTTATTGGCTATGTTCCAAACACCGAGAAACTAAATGGTGTTGTCAACTTAAATGAATGGCAAGAAATTATCGTTGATAAAAATATGAGCACAAATATTCCTGGAGTTTACGCTGCGGGGGATTCAATCGCAAAGAGGTACAGACAAGTTACGACCGCTGTTGCCGATGGCACAATTGCCGCTCTCAGTTCCTCGGAGTATGTCAATAATTATAAAAAGAATCTTGTTGAAGTATAA
- a CDS encoding tetratricopeptide repeat protein gives MNFLSKLLPILFILLIIAGCSSKDEKLMFDTADKLASEEKYIEAIKAFDELAAEFPKGDFTLKGNYTVGKIYHSLLVPDVPREESFNMAIKYYRKSVDGYPENKDAENALMMIGFIYANELNNVDSAKLTYEEFLKNYPKSELVNSVKLEYENIGLTPEQILEKRIGSIK, from the coding sequence ATGAATTTCTTATCAAAATTATTACCGATCTTGTTCATTCTATTGATTATAGCTGGTTGTTCATCCAAAGATGAAAAATTGATGTTTGATACAGCCGATAAACTTGCATCTGAGGAAAAATACATTGAAGCTATAAAAGCATTCGATGAACTCGCTGCAGAATTTCCGAAGGGAGATTTTACTTTAAAAGGAAACTATACAGTGGGTAAAATATATCATAGTTTGCTTGTTCCCGATGTACCCCGTGAAGAGTCTTTTAATATGGCAATAAAATATTATCGAAAAAGTGTTGATGGCTATCCAGAAAATAAAGATGCTGAAAACGCTTTAATGATGATAGGATTCATTTATGCTAATGAACTGAATAACGTAGATTCGGCAAAACTGACCTATGAGGAATTTCTTAAAAATTATCCCAAAAGTGAATTGGTCAACTCCGTTAAATTAGAATATGAAAATATTGGTTTAACACCCGAACAAATACTAGAAAAACGAATTGGCTCAATTAAGTAA
- a CDS encoding DUF418 domain-containing protein translates to MNSKVSRLHVVDALRGFAIVSIMLLHNIEHFDYYFTPPNLPEWMIILDKWIWDSMFFMFGGKSYAIFALLFGLTFFIQSKNQENKGKDFRARFAWRLILLFGFGLLNSSFYQGDILLIYAVIGFVLIPIARLSDKVVFAIAMILMIQPYELYNLFFAIQNPTMKILDPVSWSYFAKTGEYITGNSLTETLIGNLTTGKTAVLLWNWENGRVFQTASLFMFGMLAGRRSLFVVSDENLIFWKKTLVFASVAFIPLFLIKFYHINWINSDAINRPFATIISSWSNMAFMLVLVSGFILLFQIGLFYRILNIFSSFGRMSLSNYIIQSIIGSVIYYGFGLGLYQYTGATYCLMIGMVLAVIQGFFSYWWIGKYNQGPLEIIWHKLTWIGDR, encoded by the coding sequence ATGAACTCGAAAGTCTCAAGATTACATGTGGTTGACGCTTTACGTGGTTTTGCAATCGTATCAATTATGCTGTTACATAATATTGAGCATTTTGATTATTATTTTACACCTCCTAATCTGCCGGAATGGATGATTATTCTTGATAAATGGATCTGGGATAGTATGTTTTTTATGTTTGGCGGTAAATCATATGCCATATTTGCTCTATTATTTGGATTAACATTTTTTATTCAATCAAAAAATCAAGAGAATAAGGGAAAAGATTTTAGAGCAAGATTTGCTTGGCGATTAATTCTATTATTTGGATTTGGATTGCTAAATTCATCATTCTATCAAGGGGATATTCTTTTAATTTATGCGGTGATTGGTTTTGTATTAATTCCAATTGCTAGACTTAGCGATAAAGTTGTGTTTGCAATCGCCATGATTCTTATGATCCAACCTTACGAGTTGTATAATCTATTTTTCGCGATTCAAAATCCAACAATGAAAATATTAGATCCGGTTTCATGGTCCTATTTTGCTAAAACTGGTGAATACATAACTGGCAATTCATTAACAGAAACGTTGATTGGCAATTTAACAACTGGCAAGACAGCAGTTCTTCTTTGGAATTGGGAAAATGGACGCGTGTTTCAGACGGCATCATTATTTATGTTTGGAATGTTAGCCGGAAGGAGATCCTTGTTTGTTGTCTCCGATGAAAATTTAATATTTTGGAAAAAGACACTTGTATTTGCTTCAGTTGCTTTTATTCCACTCTTTTTAATTAAATTCTATCATATTAACTGGATAAACAGTGATGCAATTAACCGACCCTTTGCAACAATAATTTCGTCATGGTCCAATATGGCATTTATGCTTGTTTTGGTTTCAGGTTTTATTCTTCTTTTTCAAATTGGACTATTTTATAGAATACTAAACATATTCTCTTCCTTCGGTAGAATGAGTTTATCAAACTATATAATTCAGTCAATTATCGGATCAGTAATTTATTATGGTTTCGGTTTGGGTTTATACCAATATACTGGAGCTACATATTGTTTAATGATTGGGATGGTGCTGGCAGTTATTCAAGGGTTTTTTAGTTACTGGTGGATTGGAAAATATAATCAAGGTCCGCTGGAAATTATTTGGCATAAATTAACCTGGATTGGGGATAGGTAG
- a CDS encoding T9SS type A sorting domain-containing protein, with protein MHQNYANPFNPETTIKYSIPSGVETSYMTSVRVYDVLGNEVATLVNEPQPAGNYEVKFNASYAEHGRSMASGVYLYKLLTSGFSSVKKFVLMK; from the coding sequence TTGCATCAAAATTATGCAAATCCATTTAATCCGGAGACAACAATAAAATATTCAATTCCATCTGGTGTAGAGACGTCATATATGACGTCTGTACGTGTGTATGATGTTTTAGGCAACGAAGTAGCCACATTAGTAAATGAGCCACAACCTGCGGGCAATTACGAAGTGAAGTTTAATGCCAGTTATGCAGAGCATGGTCGAAGTATGGCAAGCGGTGTTTATTTGTACAAACTTCTAACAAGCGGATTCTCTTCTGTTAAAAAATTTGTACTTATGAAGTGA